The Nocardioides ochotonae genome segment CGTACGCCGCGGGGCGGTGAGCCAGGTCCGCCTCGGCGAGGCCTGGCGCGACCACATGCGCGCCCAGGGCTGAGCCCGCCGCGACGGCCCCGCACCTCGGACGCCGAGCACGCCCCGACCGGGCGCGCTCGGCGTTCGTGCGTTCGGGGTCCGCCGTCCGCGAGCGGGACGGGGTGAATTCGCCAGATCTAGAACAGGTTCTGGTCAAATCTGCCAGCATGCGATTCGATGTGTTCGCCGTCACACGACGGTGGCCGACAGGGGAGGACCACTAGATGCGTCATCAGAGGATCGCCAGGCTGGGCGTCGTCGCAGCGAGCCTGCTGCTCGTCGCCACCGCGTGCGGCACCGACCGCGACGAGGAGGACCCGTCCTCGACCGACGAGACGACCGCCGCCGCGGCCGCCGAGCTGCCCACCGACACCTTCGGTGACCTGGAGTCGCCGTGCGGCGACGGCGACGCCAAGGGGGCGACCGACCAGGGCGTCACCGACGAGTCGATCACGATCGGCTACGGCGACGACAAGGGCTACCCGGCCACTCCCGGTCTGAACCAGGAGATGGGCGACGCGATGGACGCGTTCATCGACTGGTGCAACGGCCTCGGCGGCATCAACGGCCGCGAGATCGTCGGCAACCGCTACGACGGCATGGTGCTGGAGTCGGCGAAGGTCATGAAGGAGTCCTGCCCCCAGGACTTCATGCTGGTCGGCCAGGGCTTCGCGCTGGACGGCAACATGGAGGCCGACCGGATCGGCTGCCAGATGCCGATGGTCCCGGGCTTCGCGATCTCCCCGCAGGCGGCGATGGCCCCGATGAAGTACGAGCCCGTTCCCGGCCCGGTCGACCTGTTCAACGACGCCGACATCGAGGTCATTGTCGAGAACTACCCCGAGTTCAAGAACGTCGGGTTCCTCAACAGCGACTCCCCGGCCGTGGACCAGGCCGGCACCCGCTACTCCGACAACTTCGAGGGCCTCGGCATCACGCCCAAGGACTGCGGGGTGGAGCTGAAGTCGGCCGGCGGCGACAACTACCGCGCGATCGTGCAGAAGTTCAAGGAGTGCGACGTCGACGCGCTCTTCACCTGGACGCCGCCCTCGCCGCCGCTCTACAACTTCCTCGACGCGGCCAAGGTCGAGGGCCTCGACCTCCCGCTCGCCAACGCCGCCACCTGGTACACCGAGGGCGTCGTGAAGGCCAACGTCGATGAGCTCACCGAGGGCACGATCATCGCGCTGAACTTCCAGCCCTTCGAGAACGCCGACGTCGTGCCCGCCGTGGCCGACTACCTCGCGGTCCTCGGGCAGACCGGCGGCGAGGAGGGCCTGCTCGGGATGCAGAGCGCCTCGGCGTTCCTGCTGTGGGCCACCGTGGCCAAGGACTGCGGCAGCGAGCTGACCCGCCAGTGCATGGTCGACGGTCTCTCGAAGGTCACCGAGTGGACCGGCGGCGGTCTGCACGGCACCTCCGACCCCGGCGGCAACGCCCCCCAGGAGTGCGCGATCCTCGTGACCGTCGCCGGCCAGGGCTACGAGCAGATCCAGCCGGCCCAGAAGGGCGAGTGGTACTGCTCCAAGAACGGTGCCCGCAAGGCGCCGGAGTCCGCGTGGGGCGTCGAGCTGACCGACGACCGGATCGCCACCACCTACCTCAGCGACGACGTGATCACGCCCCAGGGCTGATCCGCCTCCGCCCGGCCGCCTCGGCGGCCGGGCGGACCTTGAGTCCGTGGACCGTCGAGGGCCGAGGGGGACCTGATGGAGCTGTTCCTGACCTACACCATCGTCGGGCTGGTGCTGGGCTCGGTCTACGCCATCGCGGCGTCCGGCCTGGTGCTGACCTACACCACCTCGGGAGTCTTCAACTTCGCCCACGGCGCGCAGGCGATGCTGGCCGCGTTCCTCTACTGGCAGCTCAGCGTCGGCTGGGGCCTCCCGGTCCCGGTGGCGTTCGTGCTCGTCGTGCTCGTCTTCGGCCCCCTCCTGGGCGTCGTCCTGCACCGCTTCCTGATGCACGGCCTGCGCGACGTCGCGGAGGTCACCAAGGTCATCGTGACGGTCGCCGTGCTGCTCGGCATGGTCTCGCTGTCGCAGTGGATCTGGGACCCGACCGAGCCGCGCAAGCTCGAGATGCTCTTCGGCAACGCCACCTCGATCGAGGTGTTCGGCGTGCGGGTCCGCTACCACGAGATCATCTGCCTGGTCTCCGCTGCGCTGCTCGCGATCGGCCTGCGCCTGCTGTTCACCCGCAGCCGCCTCGGCGTGATGATGCGCGGCGTCGTCGACGACCCCGAGCTGCTGCGTCTCAACGGTCACAACCCCGACCGGGTGGCGATGGCCAGCTGGGCGCTCGGCTCCGGCCTGGCGGCGTTCGCGGGCGTGCTGGTCACCCCGGTCGCGGGCGGCTCGCTCGAGGCCAGCATGCTCACGCTGCTGATCATCGACACCTTCGCGGCGGCCATGTTCGGTCGCCTCCAGAGCATCCCGCGCACGTTCGTCGGTGCGCTGGTCCTCGGCCTCGCCTCGACGTACCTCCTCGCGTATGCGCCGAGCAGCTGGGACTGGGCGGGCAACGTCAAGACCGCGCTGCCGATGATCGTGCTGTTCCTGGTGCTCCTCGTGCTGCCCCAGGACCGGCTGCGCGGGGCGCAGGTGCGCACCCGCGAGCGCAACCGGGTGCCCTCGGTGCGCCAGGCGCTGGTGTGGGGGGTCGTGTTCGTCGCGCTCGTCGCGCTGCTGACCAGGATCGCGGATCCGCTCATGCACGGCTCGTTCGTGGCCGGCCTGGCCTTCGCGATCATCGCGCTCTCGCTCGTGCCGCTCACCGGGTACGCCGGGGAGATCAACCTGGTCCCGCTGTCCTTCGGCGCGGTCGGGGTGATCGTGGCCTTCCACGTCGGCATCGAGGGCAGCGGGCTGGCCTCGCGGATGGGCTGGGTGGGTCTGCTGGCCGGCACCGTCGCCGCCGCGCTGGTCGGGGGCCTGGTCGCCCTGCCGGCGCTGCGGCTGCGCGGGCTCTACCTGGCCCTGGCCACGATGGCCTTCGGCGGCCTGGTCTCCACCCTCGTCCTCACCGAGATCCACCCGCGCAACTGGTTCGGCTGGGAGGGTGCCATCTTCCCGACCGGCACCGTCATCGTGCCGCCGGTGCAGCTCGGGCCCCTCGACCTCCGCAGCGACGACACGGCGATGATCGTGCTGGCCGCGATCTTCTCCCTGATCGGCATCGGCATCGTCGCGCTGCGCAACACCGGCTACGGCCGGCGCCTGGTGGCGATGAAGGACAGCCCTGCGGCGAGCGCGATGCTCGGACAGTCGCTGGTGCGGCTCAAGCTCGGGGTCTTCATGCTCTCCGCGGCGATCGCCGGGCTGGGCGGGATCCTGATGGCGTCGTCGGCCGGCTCGGTGTCCACCGAGGCGTTCATGATCACCGCGAGCCTCGCG includes the following:
- a CDS encoding branched-chain amino acid ABC transporter permease, translating into MELFLTYTIVGLVLGSVYAIAASGLVLTYTTSGVFNFAHGAQAMLAAFLYWQLSVGWGLPVPVAFVLVVLVFGPLLGVVLHRFLMHGLRDVAEVTKVIVTVAVLLGMVSLSQWIWDPTEPRKLEMLFGNATSIEVFGVRVRYHEIICLVSAALLAIGLRLLFTRSRLGVMMRGVVDDPELLRLNGHNPDRVAMASWALGSGLAAFAGVLVTPVAGGSLEASMLTLLIIDTFAAAMFGRLQSIPRTFVGALVLGLASTYLLAYAPSSWDWAGNVKTALPMIVLFLVLLVLPQDRLRGAQVRTRERNRVPSVRQALVWGVVFVALVALLTRIADPLMHGSFVAGLAFAIIALSLVPLTGYAGEINLVPLSFGAVGVIVAFHVGIEGSGLASRMGWVGLLAGTVAAALVGGLVALPALRLRGLYLALATMAFGGLVSTLVLTEIHPRNWFGWEGAIFPTGTVIVPPVQLGPLDLRSDDTAMIVLAAIFSLIGIGIVALRNTGYGRRLVAMKDSPAASAMLGQSLVRLKLGVFMLSAAIAGLGGILMASSAGSVSTEAFMITASLALVMLTVVGGVGYVSGALFGGLMVGMGFTLINGTFRDLALTHDAWSPVLGSMGHVFAVLVALMGITVNQNPSGIVHQLCEGYRPLLRARPVLFVGAGVAAVLVALNLLEVIGDWTLGIALFCVVGLTPVLGQVWMAERVLSPEELEALAARRRVLPVERRGLDAPLSPEERYDLDVALGLPPRPLPSHDVEVALADGVPLEEVARG
- a CDS encoding ABC transporter substrate-binding protein; translated protein: MRHQRIARLGVVAASLLLVATACGTDRDEEDPSSTDETTAAAAAELPTDTFGDLESPCGDGDAKGATDQGVTDESITIGYGDDKGYPATPGLNQEMGDAMDAFIDWCNGLGGINGREIVGNRYDGMVLESAKVMKESCPQDFMLVGQGFALDGNMEADRIGCQMPMVPGFAISPQAAMAPMKYEPVPGPVDLFNDADIEVIVENYPEFKNVGFLNSDSPAVDQAGTRYSDNFEGLGITPKDCGVELKSAGGDNYRAIVQKFKECDVDALFTWTPPSPPLYNFLDAAKVEGLDLPLANAATWYTEGVVKANVDELTEGTIIALNFQPFENADVVPAVADYLAVLGQTGGEEGLLGMQSASAFLLWATVAKDCGSELTRQCMVDGLSKVTEWTGGGLHGTSDPGGNAPQECAILVTVAGQGYEQIQPAQKGEWYCSKNGARKAPESAWGVELTDDRIATTYLSDDVITPQG